CGGAACTTCTTCCGGACGACGATCGCGGCCTCGGCGATCGCCTTGTCCGGGTCGCCGCGCTTCAGCCGGGACGACGCGAGGAGGTTCCCCTTGGGGTGCAGCTTCGGGGCGTCCTCGTCGAGTGCCCGCTTCGGGTCGACGAGAGGCGGGAGGACGTCGTAGTCGAGCACGATCTTCGCCGCAGCGGCCTTCGCCTGGGTGCGGGTCTCGGCGGCCACGAGGGCGATGGCGTCGCCGACGTAGCGCGTCTCCTCGCCGACGGCGATCATGGCGGGCCAGTCGTGGATGATGTGGCCGTGGAAGCGGTCGCCCGGGACGTCGGCGGCCGTCAGGACGGCCTTGACGCCCGGCATCGCGAGCGCCTCGGAGGCGTCGATCCCCTTCAGGAGGATCCGCGCCTTCGGAGGTCTCAGCACCGCGCCGTGGAGCATCCCCGGGACCTTCATGTCGTCCACGTAGACCGCCGCGCCGAGGACCTTCTCCCGCGCGTCGACGCGCTGGATCCTCGCGCCCACGCCGAGCGCGGCCTCGTGACCGTCCGGAACCGCGGCCCCCTCCTTGAAGATCCGCGCCGAGTCGACGATCGCCTTCTCGATCTTCACGTAGCCGGTACAGCGACAGAGGTTCGTGGCGAGGCCCTTCGCGAGGTCGTCGTGCGTCGGCTCCGGGTGGGCGTCCACGATCCCCTTGGCGCTGATCACCATCCCGGGCATGCAGAACCCGCACTGGACCGCCCCGGCGCTGGCGAACGCGTAGGTGTAGACGTCCTTCTCACGCTCCGTCAGCCCCTCGACGGTGACGACCTTCTTCCCTTCGAGCTTGTCCATCTTCTGGAGGCAGGCGCGGGTGGCCTTGCCGTCCACGAGGACCATGCAGGCGCCGCAGACCCCCTCCGAGCAGCCGTTCTTCACCGAGGTGACGTTCAGGTCCTCCCGGAGGAACTCGAGGAGGTTCACGTCCTTGCCGCAGCTGACGTCCTGACCGTTGACCTGGAAGTTCGCCATGTTTCACCTCTCGCCGGCGCGAATCGAGTCTAGCTCTCTCGTTTCCAGGTCGTGCGGCCCCGGGCCATCCGGGGCCCCGGTGCGTCGTTCAGCGGGCCACGGTGAGAATCGTTCCGATCTCTTCGGGCGTCCGTCCGACGACGGCCTGGTAATTCCCGCGGTCCGTCGCCCCTTCCGTGATCATCAGAAGAACGGTCTTGTCGGGCCCGAGGAGGCCGCTGTCGCGGAACTCGGCCGTCGAGCCGTCGCCGTGGAGCGCGGCGAGCGCGCCGAGCGCGGCCGCTCCGGTCTCGCCCGCGACGACTCCCGAGTCCGCGAGCCCCCGCATCGCCTCGCGGGCCCTCTCGTCGCCGATCGAGACCATCCAGTCGACGCCGGTCGAAACCCTCGGCCAGGCGACGGGCGACGGGAGGCCGCAGTTGAGGCCGACCATGATCGAGCGGTGGGGCCCCGGGACGGCGGTCATCGCTCCTGCCTTCGCCGAGACCTGGATGCAGTTCGCGTCCGCCGGCTCCACCCCGACGAGCGCCCCCTTGAAGGGCCGGCTCCGGTAGTAGCTGACGGCGGCCGACATGAAGGCGCCCACGCCCATGGGGACGACGACGACGTCGGGCGCGCCGATCCCGGCGGCCGCGAGCGCCTGCTCGATCTCCATGAAGATCGTCGTGTACCCGTCGACGACCCGCCGGGGCGTCACGTCGTACCCGGGCCAGGAGGTGTCGGAGATGACGAGGCACTTGTCGCTCGCCTCCTCCGCCGAGCGGGCGACGGCGGCGTCGTAGTCGCCGTCGACGACCGTCACCTCGGCCCCCTCGTTCTGGATCGCGTGGATCCGGGCCGGCACGGTGCCGGCGGGGACGAAGATCCGGCAACCGAACCCGAGGAGCCGGGCCATGAAGGCGACCGCGCGGCCGTGGTTGCCGTCCGTCGCCGCTGCCAGCGAGAAGGGGCGGAGGTAGCCGATGCGGCGGGAGAGGTCGTTGATGTTCGCCCACGGCTCCGGCTCGAACCCGAGGTGGTCGCTGAGCGCGCGGTACGTCGCCCAGGATGCCCCGAGGATCTTGAAGCTCGGCAGGCCGAGCCGCTGCGTCTCCGCCTTCACGAGGACCCGACCGACGCCGTAGCGGCGGGCGAGCTCCGGGCAGTCGTAGAGCGTCGTGGCGCGGTACGCGGGCATCCTGCGGTGAAAGATCCAGACCGAGGGGTCGGGAGCCGGCCAGCGGTGCTCCGGCTTTGCGAGCGGGTTCTTGAGGAGCGTCGCTTCCGTGGCGAGGATCGTGGCGTTCATCTTCGGCCTCCAGGCGTCGGGGTCAGGGAACGACGTGGGTGCCGGTCTTCCCGGCGAAGGCGAGGCTGAGGTGCGCGGGGTCGGTGATGATCGCCTCGCGGCCGCCGCCCTCGAGGAACGCGATGACGGCCTGGATCTTCGGGAGCATGCTGCCCGGCTTGAAGTGCCCCTCGGCGACGTACTGCTTCGCCTCGGCGACCGTCATCCTGTCCACGTCGACCTGGTTCGGCTTGCCGAAATTCAGGCAGACCTTCTCGACGGCGGTCGAGATGACGAGGAGGTCGGCACCCAGCTCTCGCGCCAGCAGGCTCGACGCGTGGTCCTTGTCGATGACCGCGGAGGCGCCCGTCAGGTTCCCGGCGGCGTCCTCGACGACCGCGATCCCCCCGCCCCCCGCCGCCACGACGACGAATCCGGCATCGAGGAGGCTCTTCACCGCTTCGAGCTCGAGGATCGACTTCGGAGCAGGCGAGGCGACGACCCGCCGCCAGCCGCGGCCCGCGTCCTCGACGACGTCCCAGCCGTCCGCCGCGCGGTGATGGTCGGCCTGCTCCTTCGGAAGGAACGAGCCGATCGGCTTGTTCGGCTTCGCGAAGGCGGGGTCCTCCCGGTCGACCAGACACTGGGTGACGACGGTGGCGGCACCCTTCTCGATACCGAGCTTCCGGAACTCGTTGTGGAGTGCGAGCTGTATGTGGTACCCGATCGCCCCCTGCGTGTCCGCCACGCAGGAGTCCAGGGGCACCATGTGGAGCTCCTTCAGTGCGAGCTCGGAGCGGCGCAGGATGAAACCGACCTGCGGCCCGTTACCGTGCGTGATGACGAGGCGCAGGTCGCCGTCTTTCAGGAGCGGGGCGACGTGCCGGCACGTCTCGGCGGCCGCCAGGTACTGGTCGGGGACGGTCTGGTGCTCCTTGTCGGTGATGAGCGAGTTGCCACCGATGGCGATGACGGCCGTCCTTGTCACGTGAGCCTCCTCGTTTCGTCGCGGCCTGGCGCCGCGACCGTCTTCGTGTGAATGGCGACTGTTTCGGTCAGAAACGTTCCCAGAGTGCCGCGGCGAGCCGGCGGCTGTCCGCCGCGAGGGCGGCCTCGTCGAGGTCGACCTCGAGCTGCCGTCCGTGCATCAGGACCCGCCCGCCGCAGATCGTCGTGTCGACGCCCGCCTGCGAGATACCGAAGACGAGGTGACCGAGGACGGTCGAGTCGTTCAGCGGCGTCGGGGCGTGGTAGTCGACGAGGATGACGTCGGCCGCGGCCCCCTCGGCGAGCGTGCCGATCGGGAATCCCCAGAGCCGCGAGGCGATCTCGGGGTTCCTCACGACGAGGGCGCCCGTCAGCTCCATGAAGCCGCAGCTCGGGTTCTCCTGGCGCAGGTGCTGCGCCCAGAGGCCGACCCGGAGCTCCTCGAGCATGGCGACCGTCATGGCGTCGGTCCCGAGGCCGACGGGAATGCCGCGGCGGACGAGGCCGACGACGTCGGCGATGCCGACCGCGTTGTTCAGGTTCGACTGCGGGTTGTGGACGACCCAGGCGCCGCTCGCGGCGAGAAGGTCCTTGTCGCCGTCGTCACAGTGGACCGCGTGGGCGGCGATGCTTCCCTCGCGGAGGATCCCGTGCGCGACGAGCCTCTCGACGGGGCTCCGGCCGTAGCGTCTCCGGTTCGAGGCGACGTCGGACGCCGCCTCGGCGACGTGAACGTGGAAGCCGATGTCGAGGTCCTGGCCCAGGCGCGAGGCCTTCGCGAGAGTCTCGTCCGAGAGGGTGAAGGCGGCGTGCAGCCCGAAGAGCGCCCGCAGCTGCGGATCGGGCGAGGCGGCGCACGCGCGGGCGAAGCTCGCGTTCTCCTCGAGCCCGTCGTCGATCACGGCGGCGCCGTCGCGGTCGGATACCTCGTAGCAGAGGCACGAGCGCAGGCCCGAGTCCTTCACGGCCCGCGCAATCCGATCCAGCGAGCCGCGAATGGCGCCGGGGCTCGCGTGGTGGTCGACGAGCGTCGTCGTTCCCTTGCGGATCGCGTCGACCAGGATGATCCGGGCGCTCATCTCGACGTCGTCGAGAGAGAGCTTCCGGTCGAGACGCCACCAGAGGTTCTCGAGGACCTCCTGGAAGCAACCGCTCGGCGCGGCTTTGCCGAGGCCGCGCACGAGCGTCGAGTAGAAGTGCATGTGGGCGTTGACGAGGCCGGGGAGGACGACCTTGCCCCGGGCGTCCAGAACGCGGTCGAACGGGCCCGGAATCTCCCCCGCGGGCGCGATCCGCGCGATGCGGCCCCCCTCGAGGAGAAGGGCCTGCCCCTCGAGGACCCGGCACGGACTGCCGAAGGTGACGATCGTTCCGCCCTGGATCAGGAGTCGCATCGGGGCCTCCTCGTCGTTCTCGTCGTTCAGGGACGCTCGCGGCCGGTTATGCCAGGCCGACCTCGGCGTTGAACTCGTCGATGAGCCTGTCGAAGACGACGACCTCGTCCTCGAAGAGCTCGCGCCAGTACTCGGGGTTCCACTGGGCCTGGATCTCCTCGTAGGTCTTCCCCTGCTGCTCGACCCAGGTGTAGTACTTCAGGTTGTGGATCGCCTTGCGGTCCGCGTAGTTCAGCTCCTTGAAGTAGTCGACGGACTGCCTCTCGAGGCTCCCGGTGAAGGTCCGGGCCGCGTCGATCCCGGTGAAGGGGCCGCGCGCCTCGTTCAGCTCGGCCAGGCGCGAGAGGTACATCTCGGCGCTGTCGGTGAAGACGGTGAAGACGACGTCGTTCTCGTCGAGCTCCCAGTACTTCGCCGCCTTGATCGCGGCGAGGACGTTGCAGATGCAGCTGATGCCGAGGAGGTCGAGCTTCTCGACGGCCGCCTGGGGCGCACCGGCCGAGACGAGCAGCTCCCGTCCCGCCGGCTCGTTGAAGAGCCGGAGGAGGCGCATGCAGTCCTCGTCGTCGATCGCGGCGACGGCGTCGGTGTTCCTCACGTTGTGGACCCACGGGACGTGCTTGTCGCCGATTCCCTCGATCCGGTGGTCTCCGAAGCCGTTGCACAGGAGGGTGGGGCACTGGAGGGCTTCCGTGGCGACGGTCTTCATTCCGGGGAACTTCGTCTTGAGGTAGTCGCCCGCCGCGATCGTCCCCGCGCTGCCGGTGGCGCTGACCCAACCCGCGAGGCGCGACTTCGGCCCGCGGACCGCGGCGTAGGCCTCTTCCACGGCCGGGCCCGTCACGTTGTAGTGCCAGATCGGGTTCCCGAACTCCTCGAACTGGTTGAAGATCACGTGCACCGGGTCCTTCTTCAGCTCCCAGCACTTGTCGTAGATCTCCTTCACGTTGCTCTCGCAGCCCGGCGTCGCGATGACCTCCGAGCCGATCTGCCGGAGCCAGGTGAAGCGCTCCTGGGACATGTTCTCGGGGAGGATCGCGACGGCCGTGCAGCCGAGGACCGCGGAGTCGAACGCGCCCCCGCGGCAGTAGTTGCCCGTCGACGGCCAGACGGCCTTGTGCTTCTCGGGATCGAACTCGCCGCTGACGAGACGGGGCACGAGGCAGGCGAAGGCGGCGCCGACCTTGTGGGCCCCCGTCGGGAAGTACTTCCCGACGAGGCCGACGACGCGGGCCTTGATGCCGGTGATCTCCCGGGGGATCTCGAGGAAGTTCGGCCCGCCGAAGAGCCCCGTCTCGTGGTCGTTCTTCCAGGTGATCCGGAAGAGGTTCGCCGGGTTCACGTCCCAGAGGCCGACGCCCTTCAGCTTCGCCGCCGCCGACGCGGGGAGGAGCCGCGGGTCCCGCATCTGCTTGAAGGTAGGAACGACGATCCCACGTTCCCGGCAGCGTTTCGCCGTCCGGTGACGGACCTCCTGGTCGATGGTCCCGATGGTTCGCGAGATGCGCGGCACGGTGGGCCTCCTAGAGGGAAAGGCTTCGGGCACGGTCGACGATGGCCGCGAGCTTCGTGCCGGGGTCCTGTATGCGGGTGAGGAACATCAGCGCGCTGATGACGAACGGCTTGTAGGCCGCTTCCTGGTAGGTCGGGATCCGGTACTGCTCGAAGACCTCGGCGCTCACCTCGCCCGCCTTGCAGCTGACGTCGGTGATGTCGGCCGGGAGGCAGTGCATGTAGAGCGCCTTGCCACCCT
The sequence above is a segment of the Holophagales bacterium genome. Coding sequences within it:
- the ssnA gene encoding putative aminohydrolase SsnA, whose translation is MRLLIQGGTIVTFGSPCRVLEGQALLLEGGRIARIAPAGEIPGPFDRVLDARGKVVLPGLVNAHMHFYSTLVRGLGKAAPSGCFQEVLENLWWRLDRKLSLDDVEMSARIILVDAIRKGTTTLVDHHASPGAIRGSLDRIARAVKDSGLRSCLCYEVSDRDGAAVIDDGLEENASFARACAASPDPQLRALFGLHAAFTLSDETLAKASRLGQDLDIGFHVHVAEAASDVASNRRRYGRSPVERLVAHGILREGSIAAHAVHCDDGDKDLLAASGAWVVHNPQSNLNNAVGIADVVGLVRRGIPVGLGTDAMTVAMLEELRVGLWAQHLRQENPSCGFMELTGALVVRNPEIASRLWGFPIGTLAEGAAADVILVDYHAPTPLNDSTVLGHLVFGISQAGVDTTICGGRVLMHGRQLEVDLDEAALAADSRRLAAALWERF
- a CDS encoding diaminopropionate ammonia-lyase, translated to MNATILATEATLLKNPLAKPEHRWPAPDPSVWIFHRRMPAYRATTLYDCPELARRYGVGRVLVKAETQRLGLPSFKILGASWATYRALSDHLGFEPEPWANINDLSRRIGYLRPFSLAAATDGNHGRAVAFMARLLGFGCRIFVPAGTVPARIHAIQNEGAEVTVVDGDYDAAVARSAEEASDKCLVISDTSWPGYDVTPRRVVDGYTTIFMEIEQALAAAGIGAPDVVVVPMGVGAFMSAAVSYYRSRPFKGALVGVEPADANCIQVSAKAGAMTAVPGPHRSIMVGLNCGLPSPVAWPRVSTGVDWMVSIGDERAREAMRGLADSGVVAGETGAAALGALAALHGDGSTAEFRDSGLLGPDKTVLLMITEGATDRGNYQAVVGRTPEEIGTILTVAR
- a CDS encoding carbamate kinase — translated: MTRTAVIAIGGNSLITDKEHQTVPDQYLAAAETCRHVAPLLKDGDLRLVITHGNGPQVGFILRRSELALKELHMVPLDSCVADTQGAIGYHIQLALHNEFRKLGIEKGAATVVTQCLVDREDPAFAKPNKPIGSFLPKEQADHHRAADGWDVVEDAGRGWRRVVASPAPKSILELEAVKSLLDAGFVVVAAGGGGIAVVEDAAGNLTGASAVIDKDHASSLLARELGADLLVISTAVEKVCLNFGKPNQVDVDRMTVAEAKQYVAEGHFKPGSMLPKIQAVIAFLEGGGREAIITDPAHLSLAFAGKTGTHVVP
- a CDS encoding pyridoxal-phosphate dependent enzyme yields the protein MRDPRLLPASAAAKLKGVGLWDVNPANLFRITWKNDHETGLFGGPNFLEIPREITGIKARVVGLVGKYFPTGAHKVGAAFACLVPRLVSGEFDPEKHKAVWPSTGNYCRGGAFDSAVLGCTAVAILPENMSQERFTWLRQIGSEVIATPGCESNVKEIYDKCWELKKDPVHVIFNQFEEFGNPIWHYNVTGPAVEEAYAAVRGPKSRLAGWVSATGSAGTIAAGDYLKTKFPGMKTVATEALQCPTLLCNGFGDHRIEGIGDKHVPWVHNVRNTDAVAAIDDEDCMRLLRLFNEPAGRELLVSAGAPQAAVEKLDLLGISCICNVLAAIKAAKYWELDENDVVFTVFTDSAEMYLSRLAELNEARGPFTGIDAARTFTGSLERQSVDYFKELNYADRKAIHNLKYYTWVEQQGKTYEEIQAQWNPEYWRELFEDEVVVFDRLIDEFNAEVGLA